CCATTTTAGCTCTGGTTTTTACCACTTAAAGGACTAAGATATTAGGTGGGCTATACTGAAAGCCAGTTTAATACTATCTTATTCCTAGAGATCTCCTGTGTGCAAGAATCTCCCAAGGATCTTACATAGTGATTCCAATGCCAACTTGAGAAATAAACATTGTACCCCCCTTCACGCATGCCCAGGTTACTGCAGTCAGTCCAGATCACACTTCATTCCTGCCTTCAGTTACAGTTCCTTTCTCCTGTAACTCTATCCCAGATACTTCACCTAGGCTACATAACAGGATACTTTATAAGTGCAGAGGACTGATTTAAACGTACCTCaattcattaaagaaaaaaaaatgtagtacaCTTATAATTTACATGAGTTTTAACTTATTTTGGTTACCTAGTAAATTCTGAATTAGTGGTAATTACAATTCTAGGCTTTCCCTTACGTATAAAGTGCCGGTGTTATGAATATACAAATGGGTAAGGCTGAAAGTCTGCTTTCAAGCAGTGGAGAGTGACACCTGCCTGTGGCCTTGTGATAATCAACTCTTGCGGGATCACTTATCCCATGAGTCCCCATACTCAAAAAGGATTTAAAGAATTCTAAAAGTTGGGGCTGGCTTTGTTCTAGAGGGCATCACTGGCACTATTCAACAGGCTTTGACTGAGGTAGCTACACAGCTTCACAGATGTCACTATGGATAATTCATGATGTAGCTGACTGATTGATGAACTTCAAGTAGctgtttttgttgtctttttaaaaaatttttgtgatgagaaaggaaaaaaaaattatcagcacACCTTCAGTTCATTTAGAAGTCAGCATCCAAGGTAAAAGAGTTGTCCGTTGAACTTGACATCACGCCCATCCTCTGATACTCGCCTACTCTCTTCTCAAAGAAGTTAGTTTTGCCTTCCAATGAAATGTTCTCCATAAAGTCAAATGGATTCTCTACTCTGAAAACCTAAGAGATTCACAGCAAAATGTTAAATACAGAACACCAATCAGTTTCCCCACAAAATGCAAGTAAATAGACCATACTTTACCTTGCTGAAGCCCAGCTCCAGTATGAGTCTGTCGGCCACGAATTCAATGTACTGCTTCATTAAAGTGCAGTTCATCCCAATGAGATTCACTGGCAAGGCCTCTGTGAGGAACTCCTAGGAACAAAATGCAGCGTCTTGGTGAGACAAGCACAAAGGTATCTTCCAACAAGCATGAGACCCCTGACCCTACTGAAACCTTGATGCCCAGCCACATACCTGTTCTATCCTGACAGCATTGACAATTATTTCTCTGACTCTCTGCTCCGAAGGTTTATGTAGCAGATGTTTGAACATTAAACATGCAAAATCACAATGGAGTCCCTAGAAGAAAAGGTTAAGATCACTATAAAACCAAAGCTAGTTTCTTCTGCACTCTCATCTACATTGCCAAAGGGCAGAGGACTTCCACTGCCACTTACCATGCCACACCACTAAGGCAGGCACAGATACACCCATAACCCAGTGCTGGGTGTCAGcaaagggtgggggagggaagtcAAATATTTAATCTCCAAATATGGCAGGGTTTGTGCTTCTCAAATGGGATCTACAACTAGAATTTCTGGGCACCTTTCCTAGCCTTTCTGCATTCAAAGACATCAACTGGGGGTGCCAGGTAGTGGTGACCCCAGTGGAACAGTTCAAACCTCAGTTGGGTCTCTACTACTCCCATCTCAGTATATTGCTgcctatccaagaaaaaaacaaaaaacactgttaTGGATTCATCAAGTCCCAATGGTCCAGTGGATCAAAAATGAAAATTCATTTCATAACTATTACACAGAACATCATAAAACCTATAGAGCAAAGTATATATTATTCTGAAAGTACAAGTAAAATCATTACAGTAAGCTTTATAAAAAGTTTGGCAGTTTGAGAGATGGTACAATGGCTAagctgaattctcaagcatgaggtcttgagtctaACTGATCTTTGGCTTCACATAGGCCGGAGTGACGTTCTTGCTCGCATTAATGTTTTTAAAGTGACAGTATCCACCTGTGGATAGCAATATCTATAGTTCCTTCCACTGAATATGAGTTGTAGATTGTGTGGGTACAAAGAAATCTGTCACCGAATTACTCACCTCATCTCTGCTAATTAGCTCATTTGAAAATGTAAGACCAGGCATCAGTCCTCGTTTCTTGAGCCAGAATATGGATGCAAAAGAACCAGAAAAGAAGATTCCTTCCACTGCTGCAAAGGCTACTACACGTTCTCCTGTTTAAAAAGTAACACCAGGTTATCTTCAGTAACTCTGCATTCATAAGGCCAGTTAGAAACTGAAGCTGAGGCCTAAGTAGagccaaagatatatatatatttgtctccggggttactgctggggctcagtgcctgcaccatgaatccacagctcctagaggccatttccccccccccccctttgttgcccttgttgttgtagccttgtggttattgttattgttgatgttgttcattgttggataggacagagaaatggagagaggaggggaagacagagggggagagaaggacagacacctgcagacctgcttcaccacctgtggagtgactccctgcaggtggggatctgggggctcgaaccgggatccttacgctggtcctttgtgccacatgcgcttaactgccgcactaccgcccgacccctaccAAAGATATTCTTACCATAGGTGGCTTCTTTGTCCCCAATCCAACGCAAGGCCCAGTCTGCCTTCTTCTTTACACAAGGCATTGTCTCAATAGCGTTGAAGAGGAATTCCCTGGTAGAGACGGAGAGATCAGCATTATATTCAAGATTTCCAATCAAAAGTTCTGGGAGCAAGTCAAATTAGGACTCAAATGGGAAGTTTTTTTATGGTTTGCTTTTCCTTTATAAAATTCtcacttctttgtttttattagcaCACTGTGCCTCTCAGCAAGGGGGAATCTAACTTTGGATCAGATCACTTCCTACTATGACCCCAGATCATAGGGTCTGTTGGCCCtgaatcttctttttttcctcttcaaatATATACAAGAGTAAAATACTCATAGCTACCTTTAACGAAGCGAAGGTGGGGTTTCAAGCCTGGATCATTCCTTCTGCCCTCTCCTACCCTCAATTTAAGTCCTCTGAGTTACCTCAGGAATCTGATTCCCACTCCAGTCCTATCTAAACAATCTCAGAAACCAAGGTCAGACACCAagctcctttccatttctttccaaTGTCCTTCTGAAACAGGAGTCTGACTCCTAACTTTTGAAGGTTAATCACTAGACTTTGCTAGTCCTAccatttgtttttttcctaaCCATGgtgaattttctttatttagcTCTAATCATTCTACCCAGTTTCCCCTATCCTTCAAGTTAACACTCCTCATTTTTCCAATTATtgacaacccccccacacacacacacctacagtgCTGCCCACAGGCTCTTGTCCTGAAGCCGCTCCCGCAACATCTATTAACATTAACATTCTCTTCTCCAGTCAATCTTCAAAATGTATATCAGGCCTGaaactatctttttctcttctactATCCCACTGATAGAAACTACCATTTCaggtgaagggtagatagcataatggttatgcaaaacagactctcatgcctgaggctccaaagtcccaggttcaatccccccggcACAACCAcaaaccacagct
Above is a window of Erinaceus europaeus chromosome 3, mEriEur2.1, whole genome shotgun sequence DNA encoding:
- the RRM2 gene encoding ribonucleoside-diphosphate reductase subunit M2, with translation MQAATATLCPRSPLTPIVDPKQLQLSPLKKLCLADKENTPPSLSATRVLASKTARRILQEEPEPKTEAPVPSLEEEPLLRENPRRFVIFPIEYHDIWQMYKKAEASFWTAEEVDLSKDIQHWEALKPEERYFISHVLAFFAASDGIVNENLVERFSQEVQITEARCFYGFQIAMENIHSEMYSLLIDTYIKDSKEREFLFNAIETMPCVKKKADWALRWIGDKEATYGERVVAFAAVEGIFFSGSFASIFWLKKRGLMPGLTFSNELISRDEGLHCDFACLMFKHLLHKPSEQRVREIIVNAVRIEQEFLTEALPVNLIGMNCTLMKQYIEFVADRLILELGFSKVFRVENPFDFMENISLEGKTNFFEKRVGEYQRMGVMSSSTDNSFTLDADF